The following are from one region of the Polaribacter marinaquae genome:
- a CDS encoding pirin family protein, whose product MKKYKSIQTVVESPLVNMGPIKLRQPLPSKGLENVDPFLLLHHYGPYAISEFNNPFDLGPHPHRGFEPITLLFKGEQLHRDSLGNEMIVKAGGVQWTTAGRGIIHAEAPTKAFVKNGGDLEGIQLWLNLPAKSKMITPNYQHLKKEQIPQITSKDKKVAINVVAGNLEETFGLIQTQTEVNVYTVNAKENGCTEIEIPKTHQSLIYLLDGEILVNNSQVLSKGKNQMVTFNQDGSLINFSAKKESNLLILSGVPIKEKVTQYGPYVMNTQTEILEAMRDYQQGKMGYLY is encoded by the coding sequence ATGAAAAAATATAAAAGTATTCAAACAGTTGTAGAGAGTCCATTGGTTAACATGGGCCCTATAAAGCTTCGTCAACCTTTACCATCAAAAGGTTTAGAAAATGTAGATCCTTTTTTATTATTACATCACTATGGTCCTTATGCTATTTCAGAATTCAACAATCCGTTTGATTTAGGTCCGCATCCTCACAGAGGTTTTGAGCCGATAACATTACTTTTTAAAGGCGAACAATTGCACAGAGACTCTTTGGGAAACGAAATGATTGTGAAAGCTGGTGGAGTGCAATGGACAACTGCTGGTCGCGGTATTATTCATGCAGAAGCACCAACCAAAGCATTTGTTAAAAATGGTGGCGATCTAGAAGGAATTCAGTTATGGTTAAATTTACCCGCAAAATCTAAAATGATAACTCCAAATTATCAACATTTAAAAAAAGAGCAAATACCACAAATTACATCAAAAGATAAAAAAGTAGCAATTAATGTTGTTGCCGGCAATTTAGAAGAAACTTTTGGGTTAATTCAAACACAAACAGAGGTAAATGTTTATACAGTAAATGCCAAAGAAAATGGCTGTACAGAAATTGAAATTCCCAAAACGCATCAATCTTTAATTTACCTGTTAGATGGCGAGATTTTGGTAAATAACTCACAAGTGTTATCTAAAGGTAAAAATCAAATGGTAACCTTTAATCAAGACGGTTCTTTAATTAATTTTTCAGCGAAAAAAGAAAGTAATTTATTAATTCTTTCTGGTGTACCAATTAAAGAAAAAGTAACCCAATACGGACCTTATGTTATGAATACTCAAACAGAAATTTTAGAAGCAATGAGAGATTATCAGCAAGGTAAAATGGGGTATTTGTATTAG
- a CDS encoding pirin family protein has protein sequence MKKIIHKSETRGLANHGWLKSYHTFSFANYQNLERMNFGALRVLNDDMVQPKMGFGTHPHKNMEIISIPISGSLSHKDSMQNKRAIEVGEVQVMSAGTGVTHSEFNDSSSEEVNFLQLWIFPESENVTPYYDQKYFEKEGRKNKFQTLVSPKDKLVDGSLPINQQGYLFMIDLDKDFKTEYHLKNGAYFFLIDGAIEIEDIVLNKRDAVGIYETNLVKIKAKEDSKLLIIDVPMHF, from the coding sequence ATGAAAAAAATAATTCACAAATCAGAAACAAGAGGTTTAGCCAATCACGGTTGGTTAAAATCATATCATACTTTTAGTTTTGCAAACTATCAAAATTTAGAAAGAATGAATTTTGGTGCTTTAAGAGTTTTAAATGATGATATGGTTCAGCCTAAAATGGGCTTTGGTACGCATCCTCATAAAAATATGGAAATAATTTCGATACCAATATCTGGTTCTTTATCACATAAAGATAGCATGCAAAATAAACGTGCGATAGAAGTCGGAGAGGTACAGGTTATGAGTGCCGGAACTGGTGTAACGCATTCGGAATTTAATGATAGTTCATCCGAAGAAGTTAATTTTCTTCAGCTTTGGATATTTCCAGAATCAGAAAATGTAACACCTTATTATGACCAAAAGTATTTTGAAAAAGAAGGTAGAAAAAATAAATTTCAAACATTAGTTTCACCAAAAGATAAATTAGTTGATGGTTCTTTGCCTATAAATCAGCAAGGATATTTGTTTATGATAGATTTAGATAAAGATTTTAAAACTGAATATCATTTAAAAAACGGAGCTTATTTTTTCTTGATTGACGGCGCGATTGAAATAGAAGATATTGTTTTAAATAAAAGAGATGCGGTAGGTATTTACGAAACTAATTTGGTTAAAATTAAAGCTAAAGAAGATAGTAAGTTATTAATTATAGATGTTCCGATGCATTTTTAA
- a CDS encoding NAD-dependent succinate-semialdehyde dehydrogenase, whose amino-acid sequence MSKEHIVTINPATEEKLNEYKYLTDKELKDNIEACNTAFLDWKLKPVEERAKIIEAIGKELTKNKTELAKLMTNEMGKIISQSKHEIDLCAGICSYTAKNGPENLATEKRTLSNGKDGLVAYSPIGIVYGIQPWNYPSYQVIRYAIVNLMAGNGVLLKHASNVTGTGQFLEKVFVDAGLPKGLFQALKISHDQSDTIIKNKHVRGVTLTGSSDAGRNIGEKATAELKKVVLELGSNDAYLVLEDADLETAIEECVKGRIYNNGETCIAAKRFIVVEKVYEDFKKGFVKAMENIKVGNPLEDGVDMGPIAREDLRETLHNQVEKSVKNGAEILCGGKIPNGKGYFYPVTVLGNVKPGQPAYSDELFGPVASLIKVKDEQEAIKIANDSRFGLGGGIFTKDIEKAKEIATNHFDTGMVFINTFGIADPSMPFGGVKDSGFGREHGGFGIKEFVNIKSIVLG is encoded by the coding sequence ATGAGCAAAGAACACATAGTAACAATAAACCCAGCAACAGAAGAAAAGTTAAACGAATATAAATATTTAACTGACAAAGAGTTAAAAGATAATATAGAAGCCTGTAATACTGCTTTTTTAGATTGGAAATTAAAACCTGTAGAAGAAAGAGCTAAAATTATTGAAGCAATCGGAAAAGAATTGACTAAAAATAAAACGGAATTAGCAAAACTAATGACTAATGAAATGGGAAAAATTATTAGTCAAAGTAAGCATGAAATAGATTTATGTGCAGGTATTTGTAGTTATACAGCTAAAAATGGTCCAGAAAATTTAGCAACAGAAAAAAGAACTTTAAGCAATGGTAAAGATGGTTTGGTAGCGTATTCTCCTATCGGAATTGTTTACGGTATTCAACCATGGAACTACCCATCTTACCAAGTAATTAGATACGCAATTGTTAATTTAATGGCTGGTAACGGAGTTTTATTAAAACACGCATCTAACGTAACAGGAACAGGACAATTTTTAGAAAAAGTGTTTGTTGATGCAGGTTTACCTAAAGGATTATTTCAGGCTTTAAAAATATCTCATGACCAGTCGGATACAATCATCAAAAATAAACACGTTAGAGGTGTTACTTTAACAGGTAGTTCTGATGCTGGTAGAAATATCGGAGAAAAAGCAACTGCTGAACTAAAAAAGGTTGTTTTAGAACTTGGTAGTAACGATGCTTATTTAGTCTTAGAAGATGCCGATTTAGAAACTGCAATAGAAGAATGTGTAAAAGGTAGAATTTATAATAACGGAGAAACTTGTATTGCTGCAAAAAGGTTTATTGTTGTAGAAAAAGTGTACGAAGACTTTAAAAAGGGATTTGTAAAAGCAATGGAAAACATTAAAGTTGGTAATCCTTTAGAAGACGGTGTAGATATGGGACCAATTGCACGAGAAGATTTAAGAGAAACTTTACATAACCAAGTTGAAAAAAGTGTTAAAAATGGTGCCGAAATTTTATGTGGTGGTAAAATACCAAATGGTAAAGGTTACTTTTATCCGGTTACTGTTTTAGGAAATGTAAAACCAGGACAACCTGCTTATAGCGATGAACTTTTTGGCCCGGTTGCTTCTTTAATTAAAGTTAAAGACGAGCAAGAAGCTATCAAAATTGCTAACGATAGTAGGTTTGGTTTAGGTGGTGGAATTTTCACAAAAGACATTGAAAAAGCCAAAGAAATTGCAACCAATCATTTTGATACTGGTATGGTATTTATAAATACTTTTGGTATCGCAGATCCTTCTATGCCATTTGGTGGTGTAAAAGATTCTGGTTTTGGTAGAGAACATGGTGGTTTTGGTATTAAAGAATTTGTAAACATAAAATCTATTGTTTTAGGATAA
- a CDS encoding SDR family oxidoreductase → MKLNNKVIIVTGASSGIGKATAIKLAKNGASVVLTSRSEEKLEEIKETIEKNNGKALVVTCDVTSKDDFSKLVEKTIQEFGTVNAIINNAGLMPLSYIEKFKTDEWETMVDVNIKGVLNGITAVLPTLIKNKGGNIINISSTAAYNYFPGGAVYCATKSAVKMFSEGLRKEITPKYGINVTSIEPGAVNTDLLSTITDEDIKEELKQMKEMTSLEAEDIADAIFYTLTQPERVNVNDVHILPSEQK, encoded by the coding sequence ATGAAACTTAATAATAAAGTAATAATAGTAACAGGTGCATCTAGTGGAATTGGTAAAGCAACTGCCATTAAACTCGCTAAAAACGGAGCATCTGTAGTGTTAACTTCTAGAAGCGAAGAAAAATTAGAAGAAATAAAAGAAACAATCGAAAAAAATAATGGTAAAGCACTTGTAGTAACTTGTGATGTTACTAGTAAAGATGATTTTTCGAAATTAGTAGAAAAAACAATCCAAGAATTTGGTACCGTAAATGCAATTATTAATAATGCAGGATTAATGCCTTTGTCTTACATCGAAAAATTTAAAACTGATGAATGGGAAACAATGGTAGATGTAAATATTAAAGGTGTTTTAAACGGAATTACAGCTGTTTTACCAACTTTAATAAAAAACAAAGGTGGTAACATTATCAACATATCTTCTACTGCTGCCTATAATTATTTTCCTGGTGGTGCTGTTTATTGTGCTACCAAATCTGCGGTAAAAATGTTTTCTGAAGGTTTAAGAAAAGAAATTACGCCTAAATACGGAATTAATGTTACCTCAATAGAGCCAGGTGCTGTAAACACAGATCTTTTAAGCACTATTACAGATGAAGATATTAAAGAAGAATTGAAACAAATGAAAGAAATGACAAGTTTAGAAGCAGAAGATATTGCTGATGCCATTTTTTACACGTTAACGCAACCAGAAAGAGTTAACGTAAACGATGTTCACATTTTACCAAGTGAACAAAAATAA
- a CDS encoding MarR family winged helix-turn-helix transcriptional regulator yields the protein MGDISKDINSKFTSNKVKALINIKYTSNWLSSKENEFFKPHGISPQQYNILRILRGAKAKIKVQIVKDRMIERAPNATRLMDKLCDKNLIERERCEHDRRVVYVQITQQGLHLLSNIDDFKNVSFLDKLSEEEALTLSNLLDKIR from the coding sequence TATCAATTCTAAGTTTACAAGCAATAAAGTAAAAGCTTTAATAAACATAAAATATACTTCTAACTGGTTAAGCAGTAAAGAAAACGAGTTTTTTAAGCCACACGGAATCTCGCCGCAACAATACAACATATTAAGGATATTACGAGGTGCAAAAGCTAAAATTAAGGTGCAAATTGTAAAAGATAGAATGATAGAAAGAGCACCAAATGCAACTCGTTTAATGGATAAGTTGTGTGACAAAAACTTAATTGAAAGAGAGCGTTGCGAGCATGACAGAAGAGTAGTTTATGTACAGATTACCCAGCAAGGTTTGCATTTATTATCTAATATAGACGATTTTAAAAATGTATCTTTTTTAGATAAACTCTCAGAAGAAGAAGCATTAACATTAAGTAACCTTTTAGATAAAATTAGATAA